The following nucleotide sequence is from Anguilla rostrata isolate EN2019 chromosome 3, ASM1855537v3, whole genome shotgun sequence.
ATTGaccacacctgactaatcagaaacctGTTCCAATATTATCATGCCCTGAAAAGGGGAGTGTATAAAAATTTCTGTAatgtctacatggtgaaaccaaagtgtataaaagtACCATTTAATggaagctgagaatctgcactttagccACATATGAATTGGTTACAAATcttaaattgtggagtacagagtgaaataaaaaagtctgtcccaaacgttatggtgcTCATTGTAAATATGCCATACCAATCATCCATTGACCGGAACAAGTTAATGTACCAAACCTTTACAAAATTCTCCACTCTTTGGTTCACACAGGTCAAGGAGTAATCATGGAGCGATCCCCATACAGTGACATGGTTTTCTTGGAGGCAATGGCCAATCGAGGCTACATCCGGAAGCAGTGTGAGTGAGGGCTGCGCGGGTGGAGGAGGGCGAATGATGAGGTTACAGGTGGAGCAGCCATTAATGGTTGCTGAGTGAAACCCAAAGCTATTCATGAAGAATTAATCTCTGTGTACATTATATAGAGGAACAGGAACTCCACACCATACACATAAAGAGCGATAGAGATGAATTTACCTCTGTACATTATGTAGGGAACAGATTCTATACCATTTGCAGAGATTTACTcccttttgtcttttattttctaTAGGTGTGGACCACTACAATGAAATCAAAAACATCAGTATCTGTGAGTTCCTGCCCCCTCACCTGGTCATCTATGTGGACGTCCCGGCTGAGGACGTACAGAAGAAAATTAAGCAGACGGGCAAGGTGGGTCACATGCTGGTTCCCCAGGGGTGGCAAGAGTGGTGGGATTTGTGAACTCGCACCCCTGTACCTCTTCACTTAGTGCTGTTGCTGAATGTACTGGGGGATGTGTGACCAGCGAAGAAATGCTGTCTGCACTGAACAGTTCACCAGCCTGTTCCACACTCACGCCCTTGTTTCAGAAGTCTTGTGACTAGAGTTGGTtgttattaaatgaaatgcacttttttgtacgtcgctttggataaaagcgtctgccaaatgaatgtaatgtaatgtaatgtaatgtaatgtgttatgCAGATTCAGTCTGTTAGCGTGGCATTGCACTTAGAGAGCTGAACTGGTATCACAGATGCCGCAGGTTCGGTTCCCATGTCCCATGGTTCCTAACTGGGCTTGCCTCAGCGTTTCAGCTGATTGAGATCACAACACCCATTCATTGCACACCAGCGGTTCTCGCTCGGTCGATTGGGGTGCCCGCAATTTTGCCTGTCCCATGTGCCTCTTCCACTGTCTACATATCTGCATGGGCCTAACTCGCAAACTGCGGTTTGTTAAGAAGTGGCAGCATGATGTCTGCGTTCTCCCAAATGGACAGCGGAGGTTTCCGTGAGCATCGGGTCGTCAGCAGgtttgggcattccaaattggggagaaaagggggCAACGTCAGAACAATGGCTGCTGAGAGGTTGTTATATtagaacattttgaaattgttaTCTGCCTGTCTTGTTCCATATCCTCTTCTTTTGGAAATGGACCTTGATAAGTTTATCATGTGTCAAAGTTGTTTAGTTGGTGCGTTAGAGGGGAACATCTGGAAGATCAGCATACAGCTCCTTCCAAACGGTCAGGAATCTTTAAGGGCAGTACAGTGGGAAAGCAAACTCAGGGAAAGTGTTTGCTTGGACACATCAGGCGTTTGTTCACTAGCCGTTTAGGGCTGTTGTGCCTGTGTCCAACTGAGAGCTTTGGAGCGAGAAGCTGGGGAAAGGGGGAAACCATagttggtttctttttttttttttaaataataaaattccaaGCTGGGCTCGCTTCCCCACAAGTTTAAGGTCCTCTTAAATGGGGAATTCAGgagaaaatgtgattaaaaatgacattattaaaTGGGACCATCTGATAGAAAATCTGAAAATTCCGAATGAGTTACACCAGTGCATATTTTGGCAACGTAGCCTGCGTGAGGGTGTAGtctgctggggttttttttttttttttagatgggGCCCCGTAATCAGCCAATTGACCGATCGTCAGGAGTAATGCAATCATTTTCTCAAGTTTTCACGTTGGAGGACGTTCAAAGAAAGGGGAAGTTTCCGTTTGGGGAGTCGAATTCTTTAGCTACCGCTCGCCGAAACGCGGGGACCGGGGTCCCTGCCGTCCTGTTTACCGGGCGGTGTCTCGCGGTCACCACTGGGCTGCCCCGCGTCACTCACGAACGCGTTCAAAAAAAAGCGTCTCGTGCTCTGCTTCTCACTGCTGTCCTGAATTCCTGCTTACCTCTGAGGGCTGGCCGGCGTGTTCCCGTAATTAgcagcagatgtgtgtgtgcgtgtgtgtgtatgtgcgtgtgtgtgtgcgtgtgtgtgtgtgtgtgtgtacacaaatgaacgtgtttgtgcttgtgtgtatttgtttgtgtgtgtgcgtgtgtgtgtgtatacaaatGAACGTGCCTGCATTGCgatgtttgcctgtgtgcatgactgtgtgtttgcgcgcgtgcctgtgcgtgcgtgtgtgcatggttaTTGTTTGCGCAGAAGAGCGGGAAAGTCTGGTTAAACTTGGACCCATTGGAAACTTAGGGCTTTTTTTCCACAGCCTCGTACAAGTGTTTTTGACTGTGGACGATGAGTCACACGCTCGGATTTTTGGATCCACCGATCTCCCGACGGGCACGAGACCTTTACCGGGAAGATTCCGCCTCGTTCCCGTTTGCGCCGCTacgaggccccccccccccccccccccacagcacacGGGAGACGGAGCGGGGCCGACCGAGGCCTCCTCCCTGCTTTGGGCCGCAGTGCTGAATGCGCGTTGTTCTAATTTTAGAGAGATTTTTTCGCTACCTCACTATACCCCGGCCCCCGCTTTCAGTTACAATATAGGCCTCTCTTCAATCTCTAAGATCGTTTTGTCAACcaacactttttttcaaaaatctaaCGGGACAGCTTGGCTTATGGCAAAGCTCTTATAAGAAACGTGCCCAGAGGTGTAGCAAGaacacctttttttatttgtttagtttatttcatttggtttatttctgtgtgtgtgtttgtgctgtgcgTTACACTAATAAAAACCGCTGCAGTGAATGAAGTCTATTGCTACTCCTGTCTAGGCCTACCTGCAGAATGTCCCTTTGGCCTATCTGAAGAGCATCGAGGACGCCTACAAGAAGTCCTTCCTTCCCAAAATCAGgtaagagggaggggggagggggtatctGTCTCCTTTAAGGTCTAATCCCATTTGGATGTTGGCCGGTCGAGGTTAGGGCAGCGGAGGAACTCCCCGCCTCAGGTCTTGCACCTTTAAAAGCCTTCAAGCAGCTTCAAAGTGGGAGCTGGCCACCTCCcaccttccctccttccctccctctatGCAATAACAaacccctgccccgccctctcgATCTATATTTCtaaattttcacacaaaaaaattgaaaatgtccACTAAAACTTGAATTCAAAAAACATAAGTTAACTATTACTTTCAAGGGTCTTTCTTTTCAGAGCATATTAATTACTGTGTGGACATATTTGCATTTGAGATGGTGTTTGAGTTTCCATGTTCTGGGAGCCTGGAAATTGGATGCTGTATTTGTTAGTTCTGAAAGAGTGACTCAACTGCCAGTCTCAGTGCAAATTGTGTACACACTGTAACAGCACAATTTTCCCATTAAGCTCTTGTAAGTTGATGCAGATAGTGCATATACCAGAAAGGCACACTCAAAGTCACACAGCAACTTTGCCACAACACTGTTGCAAAACACAGTGCCTGAACATAACATTTGTTGAAGGGGTTTTGTGGGTTCAGTGCCAGTGCTAGTTGACGTTCCCTTTGCACAACACTGTCTTTTCATTCCCCAGTGAGCACTGTGAGGTACTGGCCTATGATGCAGTTCAAGCACAGGATATTGAGAAGGTGAGTCAACCAAAGTACTGTACAAGCTGTGGAGTATTGCCTCTGATTCTCTTTGCTCACTTGGTTTATCCAAAACCCTTTTTATTGAAAGTGATGCTGCAGTATATGGCAATATAAGGTGAATGATCATGTCAGTAAAAGTTGCAgtgtttcctgtttgcttttaCAGTCATTTAATCAGGAAACATTCCTGAAAACTGTCAATGTAAGCATATTAAAGTAATTTGACTGTTAATTACTATAATTAAAAAAGCAATGTTTTTAGTTAGCGTGGTTAATCGCCTTTGCCTGGACATCGCTGTTAGATCCATTATTTTAAAGTGGGGCAAATGAACTGACACACAAATGATTCTACAATTTTGCTTCTCAGACCACACAACCATAATTTTCCATGTAATTTTCCTCCTTGCACAATTCAAACTCAAGACATTTCCAAGGCCACAAGCATAACCAGGTATAAATGTGCTGTGCGttctgggagttgtagttttaGTACTTTGCAGCCAGTTGTCTACAGAGGCAGTAGAACGGTTTGTGGGTCACATTGGGCAGAGCTAACTTGATTCGCCAACACAAGTGAGGTAATCAGCAGAACCTCTCAGCTGCTAGAAAATGGCTGTGCACGTCACTGTGAGGAAGTCTCTTCAGTTCACTGTTGCAGACTGTTGAACAGCTGGGAAACATCCAGGGAACAGTTATTTTAGTGATTTTTACTTGCCCTCAATATCTGGATTGGCTGCCCATTCCAAGTCGGAACAGAGTAGATTGACTTCTGCACATCTGCCagcctttttttaatggaaagggCTAAATGTGCCTAGCCAAGGCTTTGATTCTCAGCCGAACAGTTTTTCTTCTGATTAAttcctgaaaacattttagGATGTAAACGTAGGGCCTTTGAGCTACTATTAGTAGGTTTAATGatgcatttgttttactgttgtggtaaatgtttttaattaagctATTTAgaaatccatgttttttttaatcatgatttttttttttgtaaaacttaCCTCAGGTCTCCCTGAGTAATCTTTTCAGTTCTTTTCTGGTCATCAGGGTATAAGGCTCTAGGGAATTGGcacagcactttttttattgtgaatttaaaccaaaaataaagcACGTCTGTTGGTCATTTatcagtacatacatacatacatgggACCAGGTGTAGTCGGGACACGGAACGCCATAAACTACTTTCTTGGGTGACCAGGCGACAAACCACCACCCAAGCAGATCCGGATCCAGAGATCTGCGGGCCCATTTTGGGCCCTTAAGGGCCAACCCATCCACAGCCTGTTATTCTTAGCACTGGTTCTGAGGGCCTGGAGTTCTCTCCCTTGGCAGGCGGAGGTCTTGTTCATCTGCAGCTGATTATgggtgtgcccccccctccctccttcccaaCACTCGCATGACGAATGGTCTGGCTGACTCAAACTAGCATGGAAACCgatgtccccccccacccaaacacacacctcacaccccgggaaaaaatgtgcaaactCATGTCCAGGCAGTTTAgcaattacaaattaaaaaggAGCTGGCTTCAGACGAAAGGTTCCAGCTCTGGGTTACAGTCATGGCTCTGcgtctgcgtgtttgtgcagTAGCAGACAGGCGGTTCTCCGTCGCGCGATCACCACCTTCAGCGTTCTCGGGTGTTTCGTTCCTCTCCAGGTGGTGGAAGACATAGAGTACCTGAAGTTTGAAAAGGGACCATGGCCAGAGCAGGATGATGTCTCCTTCCACCACTTGCGAATGCTGTGAGTATCTTCGGATGAACTGTGGGGAAACCTGGTCCCGTCTCGCGTCCCTGTGCTTGCGGGCACCATTTAGTCTTTCTTCAGTTACCAATTTACTCCGGTTTATCTGGCGTAACTGGCATAGAAACGTGGTTTTACATCTCCTTGCATCATGTCGATGCATCTGGCAGGTTCCCTCAAGGTCGAAAGATGCCtccaatggggggaaaaaaaaccttaccGTATGCAGCTTTCTGTAGAACTTCCTGTTTGTGCACCCCCCCCGTTTTTTCAGTACGttcttctcttccccccccaaaagctGCAGATGAGTTTGGGAGTTAACTTGCGTTCATGACCCCTCTCGTAACGGGCCCCGTGCTCCTCCAGGTCGACTTTACCACACGTACAGACTCTGAGTTGACTCTGAGCCCGTGCGTTTCAGTGGCTGCCTTTATAGCTCCTAACTGGTAAAATATTGTTTCTGGAAGGAGGGCaggaagcccctcccctccgcacCTGATTCCAATTCTATACACCTTAGTAGGGAGCGGATGATTGACAGGCGTGCTTGACTAAAATGATGTTGATCAACCATCAAATTGTGCTGGGCGGTCGTGTGGTCGGCGTTCCGGCTGAGGCGTGCGTTTTCCTTGGCACGACGTTTGCTGGCGCTCCGCCGGGCCCGGGTTTGAATTCAACTCTCCGGATCGAGCGGATCAGAAGACGGACCCGGCGAGACGGGACTCAGATGGAGGCGGGGTCGGTATATAACCCGAAGCGGGGCGGAGGTGCTTGTGTTGGGACGCGCCCCGGGCCCGAGCACGATGAATCACGCcgccctgcctccctcccccgctccaCGCAACCAGAGACGCGTCCAGTTCCTTCAGCGTTCAAAGAGGTCGGGGAGATTAATGGGCCACTTTGCAGACTGAATAATGGCTGGAGCTGAGTCGTCTCAGATCGTTCATATTGAAGCTATTTGGGCTTTGGAGGGAGGAGAAACAAGCTCGCGTTTCTTAACCAAACTTCTCCCTCTCGGAGGCCTGGACTCCTCGGCCATAAATTCCCCGATCAATGCTTTTGTCACGGTCCTGGaattttctgttccttttcgGCTATTGGCTGGTGAGATGATGAAATTATTCCTACATGATGCTGCGCGATGCTGACCTCGGCTGACCCGCCGCTGTCGGTTTTGGAAGTCGCGCGACACGCACTGCTGCGTTTCGGAGTTCACACTTTCTCCCGACAGGACAGATTGAGCCACATATGGACTCGGGGAGCTGCGAGGCCTCAGTGCGACTGTGCAATTTTAAGCGATTGCTCACTTTCTGGGTGTTTCTTGGTACCGTTTCAGTTTTAGTGCGTGTGTTCAATTTGGCTCAGACGGTTATGTGCAGTGACAGTAAATGAATATTTACAGAAGTTGCAGATTTTTATTGGAGAAAGTGTTTCTGTACAAGTTATATTTTGGAATTGCTTGAAGGTCagagaaagtgaactatccctttaactatccctctctctctctctttctctctctctctctctctctctctctccagggttGAAGACAAGCAGAAGGTTGCTGACCTCACATGCATCCCTCACTTCCTGCCCGAAGTGACTATTGGAGCTCACGAATACGACGAGACCTACTACGCCTACAAGTCGGTACGTCTCTCCCGTCCCGCACTGGGCAGGCTAAAGAGAGCAGCGC
It contains:
- the ndufa10 gene encoding NADH dehydrogenase [ubiquinone] 1 alpha subcomplex subunit 10, mitochondrial, translating into MALRFIRLLIPSGATAFRAGSAVPTSRIHSGVPSNLQYGWWAYVLGERTTPRFNKNSKIITVDGNLASGKGALAQKLADRLGMLYVSEPDIHYLDKMTGEKELLDSRFNGNCSLEKFYTDPMSADGNSYRLQSWMYHVRTLHYADAIEHLLTTGQGVIMERSPYSDMVFLEAMANRGYIRKQCVDHYNEIKNISICEFLPPHLVIYVDVPAEDVQKKIKQTGKAYLQNVPLAYLKSIEDAYKKSFLPKISEHCEVLAYDAVQAQDIEKVVEDIEYLKFEKGPWPEQDDVSFHHLRMLVEDKQKVADLTCIPHFLPEVTIGAHEYDETYYAYKSLPGKQYAPGYNEDVGDKNIWLK